From the Micromonospora sediminicola genome, one window contains:
- a CDS encoding methylated-DNA--[protein]-cysteine S-methyltransferase has protein sequence MRWTVLDSPIGEFSVGTDDDAVRGAHFGRVVSAADEPGDDLARLAVAELRAYFAGELTEFSVSVSAPRGSEFERAVWREMTRIPYGETTTYGEVARALGDPGAARAVGVACNRNPVPVIVPCHRIVGAGGKLVGFGGGLPRKVTLLELEAASALRRAWS, from the coding sequence ATGCGCTGGACCGTGCTCGACTCGCCGATCGGGGAGTTCTCCGTGGGGACCGACGACGACGCCGTGCGCGGCGCGCACTTCGGCCGGGTGGTGTCGGCGGCCGACGAGCCCGGCGACGACCTGGCCCGGCTGGCCGTGGCCGAGTTGCGGGCCTACTTCGCCGGTGAGCTGACCGAGTTCAGCGTGTCGGTGTCGGCGCCCCGGGGCTCGGAGTTCGAGCGCGCGGTCTGGCGGGAGATGACCCGCATCCCCTACGGCGAGACGACCACCTACGGCGAGGTGGCCCGGGCGCTCGGCGACCCGGGCGCGGCGCGGGCGGTCGGGGTGGCGTGCAACCGCAACCCGGTGCCGGTGATCGTGCCCTGTCACCGGATCGTCGGCGCGGGCGGCAAGCTGGTCGGCTTCGGCGGCGGGCTGCCGCGCAAGGTGACGCTGCTGGAGTTGGAGGCGGCCTCGGCGCTGCGGCGCGCCTGGTCCTGA
- a CDS encoding deoxyribonuclease IV translates to MRIGAHVDPTDPLAEAAARDAEAVQFFLADPQGWKAPKPREDAERLRSADVDLYVHAPYVINVATLNNRIRIPSRKLLLGHATAAAAVGARGLIVHGGHVNAGDDLAVGFDNWRKTFAYAADSGGFPLPVLIENTAGGDNACARHLDALARLWDALGDHEVGFCLDTCHAYAGGEELLGLVDRVKAITGRIDLIHANNSKGAFNSGQDRHDNLTGGTIDPELLVAVIRAAGAPVIVETPGGVDGQAADIAFLRGQLGATA, encoded by the coding sequence ATGCGAATCGGAGCCCACGTCGATCCGACCGACCCGCTGGCCGAGGCGGCCGCCCGGGACGCCGAGGCGGTGCAGTTCTTCCTCGCCGACCCGCAGGGCTGGAAGGCCCCGAAGCCCCGGGAGGACGCCGAACGCCTCCGCTCCGCCGACGTCGACCTCTACGTCCACGCGCCGTATGTGATCAACGTGGCCACGCTCAACAACCGGATCCGCATCCCGAGCCGCAAGCTGCTCCTCGGTCACGCCACCGCCGCGGCGGCGGTCGGGGCCAGAGGGCTGATCGTGCACGGCGGCCACGTCAACGCCGGTGACGACCTGGCGGTCGGCTTCGACAACTGGCGCAAGACCTTCGCGTACGCGGCGGACTCCGGCGGCTTCCCGCTCCCGGTGCTGATCGAGAACACCGCCGGCGGGGACAACGCCTGCGCCCGGCACCTGGACGCGCTGGCCCGCCTCTGGGACGCGCTCGGCGACCACGAGGTCGGTTTCTGCCTCGACACCTGCCACGCGTACGCCGGCGGCGAGGAGCTGCTGGGCCTGGTCGACCGGGTCAAGGCGATCACCGGCCGGATCGACCTGATCCACGCCAACAACTCCAAGGGCGCCTTCAACTCGGGCCAGGACCGGCACGACAACCTGACCGGCGGCACCATCGACCCGGAGCTGCTGGTGGCGGTGATCCGGGCCGCCGGCGCACCGGTCATCGTGGAGACGCCCGGCGGTGTCGACGGGCAGGCGGCCGACATCGCGTTCCTGCGCGGCCAGCTGGGTGCCACGGCATGA
- a CDS encoding PadR family transcriptional regulator, whose amino-acid sequence MLEFAILGLLQEAPMHGYELRKELTAKLGAIRAAISYGTLYPTLRRLQAAGWITEAAETPATAEEVPALTSRRGRVVYTITAEGKERFAQLIAQAGPETYDDTGFGVHFAFFARTDQATRLRILEGRRRKIEERREGLRDVLGRAAERLDAYTLELQRHGLDACEREVRWLEELIANERSGRAPTAPRPGTTGGRGDNDSPPTPGTSRSERP is encoded by the coding sequence GTGCTCGAATTCGCCATCCTGGGCCTCCTCCAGGAGGCTCCGATGCACGGCTACGAGCTGCGCAAGGAGTTGACCGCCAAACTCGGCGCCATCCGGGCGGCGATCAGCTACGGCACGCTATACCCGACCCTGCGCCGGCTGCAGGCGGCGGGATGGATCACCGAAGCCGCCGAGACACCCGCGACCGCCGAGGAGGTTCCCGCGCTGACCAGCCGACGCGGTCGGGTGGTCTACACCATTACCGCGGAGGGCAAGGAACGCTTCGCCCAGCTCATAGCGCAGGCTGGACCCGAGACGTACGACGACACGGGCTTCGGCGTGCACTTCGCGTTCTTCGCCCGGACCGACCAGGCCACCCGGCTCCGGATCCTGGAAGGTCGTCGTCGAAAGATCGAGGAACGCCGCGAAGGTCTTCGCGACGTGCTCGGCCGGGCAGCCGAGCGTCTCGACGCGTACACCCTGGAACTGCAACGCCACGGGCTCGACGCCTGTGAGCGTGAGGTCCGCTGGCTGGAGGAGCTCATCGCCAACGAGCGCTCCGGCCGGGCCCCGACCGCCCCGCGACCCGGGACGACCGGTGGCCGAGGAGACAACGACAGCCCGCCCACGCCTGGCACGTCCAGGTCAGAGCGGCCGTGA
- a CDS encoding SigE family RNA polymerase sigma factor — protein sequence MAEVDREFTAFVSERGAVLLRVAYALAGNQHAAEDLLQNALAKAYARWPRIRGDAEPYVKRILYHDQVSGWRRRARRAEVPVPELPERPAAGDDSDLRLLLRDALRALPPRQRAVLTLRYLEDLSVERTAALLGCRPGTVASQSAKALARLRHLVPALDELADRSEVTR from the coding sequence GTGGCGGAGGTCGACCGGGAGTTCACCGCGTTCGTCAGCGAGCGCGGAGCGGTCCTGCTGCGGGTCGCGTACGCGCTCGCCGGAAACCAGCACGCGGCGGAGGACCTGCTCCAGAACGCGCTGGCCAAGGCGTACGCCCGGTGGCCCCGGATCCGCGGCGACGCGGAGCCGTACGTGAAGCGGATCCTGTACCACGACCAGGTCTCCGGCTGGCGACGGCGGGCGCGACGGGCGGAGGTGCCGGTGCCGGAGCTGCCGGAGCGGCCGGCGGCCGGCGACGACAGCGACCTGCGACTGCTGCTGCGCGACGCGCTGCGCGCGCTGCCGCCACGCCAGCGCGCCGTGCTGACGCTGCGCTACCTGGAGGACCTGAGTGTCGAGCGGACCGCCGCGCTGCTCGGCTGCCGGCCCGGCACCGTGGCCAGCCAGAGCGCCAAGGCGCTGGCCCGGCTCCGGCACCTCGTGCCGGCGCTCGACGAGCTGGCCGACCGCTCGGAGGTGACCCGATGA
- a CDS encoding single-stranded DNA-binding protein: MREEMVMAGDTTITVIGNLTDDPELRFTPSGAAVAKFRVASTPRFMDKASGEWKDGEPLFLSCTVWRQAAENVAESLQRGARVIVSGRLRQRSYETREGEKRTVIELEVDEIGPSLRYATAKVQKMSRSGGGGGGFGGGGGQGGGGGNFDDPWASAAPAPSRGGSGGGNFDEEPPF, translated from the coding sequence GTGCGCGAGGAGATGGTCATGGCAGGAGACACCACCATCACGGTCATCGGCAACCTGACCGATGACCCCGAGTTGCGGTTCACCCCCTCCGGCGCGGCGGTCGCCAAGTTCCGGGTCGCTTCGACGCCCCGGTTCATGGACAAGGCGTCCGGCGAGTGGAAGGACGGCGAGCCGCTGTTCCTCTCGTGCACGGTCTGGCGCCAGGCCGCCGAGAACGTCGCCGAGTCGCTGCAGCGCGGCGCCCGGGTGATCGTGTCCGGCCGGCTTCGTCAGCGGTCGTACGAGACCCGCGAGGGTGAGAAGCGCACCGTCATCGAGCTGGAGGTCGACGAGATCGGCCCGTCCCTGCGCTACGCCACGGCGAAGGTGCAGAAGATGTCCCGCTCGGGTGGCGGTGGCGGCGGCTTCGGTGGTGGTGGCGGCCAGGGTGGCGGCGGAGGCAACTTCGACGACCCCTGGGCCTCGGCTGCCCCGGCCCCCTCCCGCGGTGGTTCGGGCGGCGGAAACTTCGACGAGGAGCCCCCGTTCTGA
- a CDS encoding DUF5318 domain-containing protein — MRTQRQVVDYSLQKRAVLRELLAGRIGTYDVCDASPYLKNAARFHGEPTDHRCPICRSENLIHVHYIYGDELKQSAGQARTRAELPVLAMTLREFQVFVVEVCPGCDWNHLVEQFLLGRDGLAGEAEDAGESVAANGSTPRRRREAQR, encoded by the coding sequence ATGCGTACGCAGCGCCAGGTCGTCGACTACTCGCTCCAGAAGCGGGCGGTGCTGCGTGAGCTCCTCGCCGGGCGGATCGGCACGTACGACGTCTGCGACGCCTCGCCGTACCTGAAGAACGCCGCCCGCTTCCACGGTGAGCCGACCGACCACCGCTGCCCGATCTGCCGCAGCGAGAACCTGATCCACGTCCACTACATTTACGGTGACGAACTCAAGCAGTCGGCCGGCCAGGCGCGTACCCGGGCTGAGTTGCCCGTCCTGGCCATGACGCTGCGTGAGTTCCAGGTGTTCGTGGTGGAGGTGTGCCCCGGCTGCGACTGGAACCATCTCGTCGAGCAGTTCCTGCTCGGCCGGGACGGTCTCGCGGGCGAGGCGGAGGACGCGGGCGAGTCGGTCGCGGCCAACGGCTCCACCCCTCGGCGAAGGCGAGAGGCGCAACGGTGA
- the rpsF gene encoding 30S ribosomal protein S6, with amino-acid sequence MRHYEVMVILDPSLEERTVAPSLDTYLNVIRTAGGSVEKTDVWGRRRLAYEINKKAEGIYAVIDLQASPEAVAELDRQLRLNESVLRTKVIRPEMR; translated from the coding sequence TTGCGTCATTACGAAGTCATGGTGATCCTCGACCCCAGCCTCGAGGAGCGCACCGTCGCCCCGTCGCTCGACACGTACCTGAACGTGATCCGGACCGCGGGTGGCTCGGTGGAGAAGACCGACGTGTGGGGCCGCCGGCGCCTCGCGTACGAGATCAACAAGAAGGCCGAGGGCATCTACGCCGTCATCGACCTCCAGGCGTCGCCGGAGGCCGTGGCCGAGCTGGACCGTCAGCTCCGACTCAACGAGTCGGTGCTGCGCACCAAGGTCATCCGCCCGGAGATGCGCTGA
- the rplI gene encoding 50S ribosomal protein L9: protein MKIILTQEVSGLGSPGDIVEVKDGYGRNYLLPQGFAIAWTKGAEKQVTVIKRARSAREVRDLGHANEIKGQLEGLKVNLKARAGDGGRLFGSVTPAEIVEAVKAAGGPTLDRRRLETPGHIKSLGAYPVSIRLHPEVTAKFDLNVVKG from the coding sequence ATGAAGATCATCCTGACTCAGGAGGTGTCCGGCCTCGGCTCTCCGGGCGACATCGTCGAGGTGAAGGACGGCTACGGCCGTAACTACCTGCTGCCGCAGGGCTTCGCGATCGCCTGGACCAAGGGTGCCGAGAAGCAGGTCACGGTCATCAAGCGGGCCCGCTCGGCCCGCGAGGTCCGCGACCTCGGCCACGCCAACGAGATCAAGGGCCAGCTCGAGGGCCTGAAGGTCAACCTCAAGGCCCGCGCCGGCGACGGCGGGCGGCTCTTCGGCTCGGTCACCCCGGCCGAGATCGTCGAGGCCGTCAAGGCCGCCGGCGGTCCGACCCTGGACCGTCGCCGGCTGGAGACGCCCGGCCACATCAAGTCGCTCGGCGCCTACCCGGTCAGCATCCGGCTGCACCCCGAGGTGACCGCCAAGTTCGACCTGAACGTGGTCAAGGGCTGA
- a CDS encoding transglycosylase domain-containing protein, with protein sequence MNYGDPSSSRGRAQIPGPNGDPGSERSPRGNGWSGAPEGGASARASVTPRGTGGRASVGGAAPAPRGASGSASVGRAGAGRASVPVSPAPGAPGRAGRASVPISPAGPAGRASVGAASVGGAGRASVGAASIGGRAPVSGFSGGGPVGPGGPGGPNGPGRSGRGGRGGDPAQAKKRRRINILIAGFAVFIMLAGIGVVSFTWYSQGVPLPQDTIPPLSTTIYDSSGKSPIARIGDQNRQLVTIDQIPEHVQHAVAAAEDRNFYRHSGVDYKGITRAAWNNLTGGDKQGASTITQQYARNAFDNLNQDTYGRKVKEAILASKLNDRYDKPTIMQHYLNVIYFGRGAYGIQSAARTYFGKDVKSLTVAEGAVLAALIKQPEPSASHQGYDPAINPQAALDRWNYVINGMISEKWLDAPNMPEHPTEYPTKSLQKPTKNSAGGFGIDTPYGNVVNYVSQELREMNLCTDNEAEATDAKPLCSKALSRGGYKITTTIDRKMQEAALDAAQRARKGSELSGQRENLMAAVVSIDPKTGRVLAYYGGDNGTGTDYAGKNVENGVVSGGHSPGSSFKIYTLAAALKAGISIKSRWKGSAFTPKDTKFKVSNAGADKVSCGDSCTLELSTLKSLNVPFYYITEKIGPDKVLDMAKQAGVTTMWQTDTNPAKAHDLTEADPKDLAPNPFFHVIGYGQYPITVLDHANGVATFANQGIYNKAHFIRKVEKQNPVTGKWDLVGAEKLKGQRRIDKDIVADVTSVLEQYPAQVNHRLDDGRKAAEKTGTWELGDGSTDNGDAWMIGYTPQLATAVWVGNKGARKAIKYKNGTSISGAKMPGDIFERFMNAALKGEKKEDFPPAANVGKDDTGNGEAPPPPPTQPGQPGGPGCDPLGLFCPGGTPGGGTPGGGNPGGGGDQGGGGNPGGGGFPGGGGGGGLLPSTPPTRQTN encoded by the coding sequence ATGAACTACGGCGATCCCAGTTCTTCGCGTGGGCGGGCCCAGATCCCGGGCCCGAACGGCGACCCCGGTTCCGAGCGGAGTCCGCGCGGGAACGGTTGGTCCGGCGCACCGGAGGGTGGCGCCTCGGCGCGCGCCTCGGTGACACCGCGCGGCACCGGCGGCCGGGCCTCGGTCGGTGGCGCCGCGCCGGCACCGCGTGGTGCCTCGGGCTCGGCCTCGGTGGGCCGGGCCGGCGCGGGCCGGGCCTCGGTGCCGGTCTCGCCGGCTCCCGGCGCGCCCGGGCGCGCGGGCCGGGCGTCCGTGCCGATCTCCCCGGCCGGTCCGGCCGGCCGCGCCTCGGTGGGCGCGGCGAGCGTCGGCGGCGCCGGGCGGGCGAGTGTCGGGGCGGCGTCGATCGGCGGCCGGGCCCCGGTGTCCGGCTTCTCCGGCGGTGGCCCGGTCGGGCCCGGTGGCCCGGGTGGACCGAACGGCCCCGGCCGCTCCGGCCGGGGCGGCCGCGGTGGTGACCCGGCGCAGGCGAAGAAGCGGCGGCGGATCAACATCCTGATCGCCGGCTTCGCGGTGTTCATCATGCTCGCCGGCATCGGCGTGGTCAGCTTCACCTGGTACTCGCAGGGAGTGCCGCTCCCGCAGGACACCATCCCGCCGCTGTCGACCACCATCTACGACTCGAGCGGCAAGTCGCCCATCGCCCGGATCGGCGACCAGAACCGCCAGCTGGTCACCATCGACCAGATCCCGGAGCACGTCCAGCACGCGGTCGCCGCGGCCGAGGACCGGAACTTCTACCGGCACTCCGGCGTGGACTACAAGGGCATCACCCGGGCCGCCTGGAACAACCTCACCGGCGGCGACAAGCAGGGCGCCTCGACGATCACCCAGCAGTACGCGCGCAACGCGTTCGACAACCTGAACCAGGACACGTACGGCCGGAAGGTCAAGGAGGCGATCCTCGCCTCCAAGCTGAACGACCGCTACGACAAGCCGACGATCATGCAGCACTACCTGAACGTCATCTACTTCGGCCGCGGCGCCTACGGCATCCAGTCGGCGGCCCGGACGTACTTCGGCAAGGACGTCAAGAGCCTGACGGTGGCCGAGGGCGCGGTGCTGGCGGCGCTGATCAAGCAGCCCGAGCCGAGCGCCTCGCACCAGGGTTACGACCCGGCGATCAACCCGCAGGCCGCGCTGGACCGGTGGAACTACGTCATCAACGGCATGATCAGTGAGAAGTGGCTGGACGCGCCGAACATGCCGGAGCACCCCACCGAGTATCCGACCAAGTCGCTGCAGAAGCCGACCAAGAACAGCGCCGGTGGCTTCGGCATCGACACGCCGTACGGCAACGTCGTCAACTACGTCTCGCAGGAGCTGCGCGAGATGAACCTGTGCACCGACAACGAGGCCGAGGCGACCGACGCCAAGCCGCTCTGCTCCAAGGCGCTCAGCCGTGGCGGTTACAAGATCACCACCACGATCGACCGGAAGATGCAGGAGGCGGCGCTCGACGCGGCCCAGCGGGCCCGGAAGGGATCCGAACTCTCCGGGCAACGAGAGAACCTGATGGCGGCCGTGGTGTCGATCGACCCGAAGACCGGTCGGGTGCTCGCCTACTACGGCGGCGACAACGGCACCGGCACCGACTACGCCGGCAAGAACGTCGAGAACGGTGTGGTCAGCGGCGGCCACTCGCCGGGTTCGAGCTTCAAGATCTACACGCTGGCGGCGGCGCTGAAGGCCGGCATCTCGATCAAGTCGCGGTGGAAGGGCTCGGCGTTCACCCCGAAGGACACCAAGTTCAAGGTGAGTAACGCCGGCGCGGACAAGGTGTCCTGCGGCGACTCCTGCACCCTCGAACTGTCCACGCTCAAGTCGCTGAACGTGCCGTTCTACTACATCACCGAGAAGATCGGTCCGGACAAGGTGCTCGACATGGCCAAGCAGGCCGGCGTCACCACCATGTGGCAGACCGACACCAACCCGGCCAAGGCCCACGACCTGACCGAGGCCGACCCGAAGGACCTGGCCCCGAACCCGTTCTTCCACGTGATCGGCTACGGCCAGTACCCGATCACCGTGCTCGACCACGCCAACGGCGTCGCCACGTTCGCCAACCAGGGCATCTACAACAAGGCGCACTTCATCCGGAAGGTCGAGAAGCAGAATCCGGTGACCGGCAAGTGGGACCTGGTCGGCGCCGAGAAGCTGAAGGGGCAGCGGCGGATCGACAAGGACATCGTCGCCGACGTGACCTCCGTGCTGGAGCAGTACCCGGCGCAGGTGAACCACCGGCTCGACGACGGACGCAAGGCCGCCGAGAAGACCGGCACCTGGGAACTCGGCGACGGCAGCACCGACAACGGCGACGCCTGGATGATCGGCTACACGCCGCAACTCGCCACCGCCGTCTGGGTCGGCAACAAGGGCGCCCGTAAGGCGATCAAGTACAAGAACGGTACGAGCATCAGCGGCGCCAAGATGCCCGGTGACATCTTCGAGCGCTTCATGAACGCCGCGCTCAAGGGGGAGAAGAAGGAAGACTTCCCGCCCGCGGCGAACGTCGGCAAGGACGACACCGGCAACGGCGAGGCGCCCCCGCCGCCGCCCACCCAGCCGGGTCAGCCCGGCGGCCCGGGCTGCGACCCGCTGGGCCTGTTCTGCCCCGGTGGCACCCCCGGTGGGGGCACCCCCGGCGGCGGCAACCCGGGCGGTGGCGGCGACCAGGGCGGCGGTGGCAACCCCGGTGGGGGTGGCTTCCCCGGTGGCGGCGGTGGTGGCGGGTTGCTCCCGAGCACACCACCGACGCGACAGACCAACTGA
- a CDS encoding glycosyltransferase family 87 protein: MSTQSPAGIDEPGESGAVPRPATAVDHPSRSDWFVRGTSGLIGGPLGDHAAVLDRPAGREGRFWTAARIVLALVCLTLALHWVQKSPCQDGAWQNNVQYTRMCYTDVLALYYAEGLNEGKVPYADHPVEYPVLTGYFMGAIGLPVHAVGVDNPGMNQGQWFYNLTALVLGALAVATVAVILNLRRRRPWDAALFALSPALVLTATVNWDLLAVGLAAFGLLAWARTRPDRYGMLLPGVAGVLMGLGGAAKMWPLFLLGPILVLCARAGRLLAGLVATGSALVALVAVNLPVAIPYRENWERFFDLNTTRPIDWGTLWYIGRYLDGRISPSAPGELGPFEWLNANISTLNWVSYLLFGAACLGVAALALLAPRRPRLAQLAFLVVAVFLIFSKVWSQQFVLWLLPLAVLARPRWGAFLAWQFAEVCYFAAFYGELLGTATSRPVFPEGVFVLASSLRLITVAVLCGFVIRDILRPERDAVRQTYADDPDGGLLDGAPDAPWHQRWRSGAVDRPVEPVPV; the protein is encoded by the coding sequence ATGAGCACCCAGTCGCCCGCAGGCATCGACGAGCCCGGCGAGTCCGGGGCCGTGCCACGACCCGCAACGGCCGTGGACCACCCGTCCCGGTCGGACTGGTTCGTCCGGGGCACGTCCGGTCTGATCGGTGGGCCGCTGGGTGACCACGCCGCCGTGCTGGACCGGCCCGCCGGCCGGGAGGGTCGGTTCTGGACCGCCGCGCGGATCGTGCTGGCGCTGGTCTGCCTGACGCTCGCCCTGCACTGGGTGCAGAAGTCGCCGTGCCAGGACGGCGCCTGGCAGAACAACGTCCAGTACACCCGGATGTGCTACACCGACGTGCTGGCGCTCTACTACGCCGAGGGGCTCAACGAGGGCAAGGTGCCCTACGCCGACCACCCGGTGGAATATCCGGTGCTGACCGGCTACTTCATGGGGGCGATCGGCCTGCCGGTGCACGCCGTCGGCGTCGACAACCCGGGCATGAACCAGGGGCAGTGGTTCTACAACCTGACCGCGCTGGTGCTCGGCGCGCTCGCCGTCGCCACCGTCGCGGTCATCCTCAACCTGCGTCGGCGACGACCCTGGGACGCGGCGCTGTTCGCGCTCTCCCCGGCCCTGGTGCTCACCGCCACCGTCAACTGGGACCTGCTCGCCGTCGGCCTGGCCGCGTTCGGGCTGCTGGCCTGGGCGCGCACCCGACCCGACCGGTACGGCATGCTGCTGCCCGGGGTGGCCGGGGTGCTGATGGGGCTCGGCGGCGCGGCGAAGATGTGGCCGCTGTTCCTCCTCGGGCCGATCCTCGTCCTCTGCGCGCGGGCCGGCCGGCTGCTGGCCGGGCTCGTCGCGACCGGCTCCGCGCTGGTCGCGCTGGTCGCGGTGAACCTGCCGGTGGCCATCCCCTACCGGGAGAATTGGGAACGCTTCTTCGACCTCAACACCACCCGCCCCATCGACTGGGGCACGCTCTGGTACATCGGCCGCTACCTCGACGGCCGGATCAGCCCCTCCGCGCCCGGCGAACTCGGGCCGTTCGAGTGGCTCAACGCGAACATCTCCACCCTCAACTGGGTGTCGTACCTGCTGTTCGGGGCGGCCTGCCTCGGCGTCGCCGCGCTGGCGCTGCTCGCCCCGCGCCGGCCCCGGCTGGCGCAGCTCGCCTTCCTGGTGGTCGCCGTGTTCCTCATCTTCAGCAAGGTCTGGTCGCAGCAGTTCGTGCTCTGGCTGCTGCCGCTCGCGGTGCTCGCCCGGCCCCGCTGGGGCGCGTTCCTGGCCTGGCAGTTCGCCGAGGTCTGCTACTTCGCCGCGTTCTACGGCGAACTGCTCGGCACCGCCACGTCCCGGCCGGTCTTCCCCGAGGGCGTCTTCGTGCTGGCGTCCAGCCTGCGCCTGATCACCGTGGCGGTGCTCTGCGGCTTCGTGATCCGGGACATCCTGCGGCCCGAGCGGGACGCGGTCCGCCAGACCTACGCCGACGACCCGGACGGCGGGCTGCTCGACGGCGCGCCCGACGCGCCCTGGCACCAACGCTGGCGCTCGGGCGCGGTCGACCGCCCCGTCGAACCCGTCCCCGTCTGA
- a CDS encoding inositol-3-phosphate synthase, producing the protein MGSVRVAIVGVGNCASSLVQGVEYYRNADPNDRVPGLMHVTFGDYHVSDVKFVAAFDVDAKKVGMDLAEAIVASENNTIKLCDVPPTGVTVQRGPTFDGLGQYYREIVEESDAQPVDVAQALRDAQVDVVVSYLPVGSEQADKFYAQAAIDAGCAFVNALPVFIASDPEWAQKFTDAGLPIVGDDIKSQVGATIVHRALAKLFEDRGVELLRTYQLNFGGNMDFMNMLERNRLVSKKISKTQSVTSQIPHEMSKSDVHIGPSDHVPWLDDRKWAYIRLEGRSFGDTPLNAELKLEVWDSPNSAGVIIDAVRAAKIALDRKIGGPILSASSYFMKSPPEQYADHDAHAAVEAFIAGEVER; encoded by the coding sequence ATGGGCTCCGTCCGCGTCGCCATCGTCGGTGTGGGTAACTGCGCCTCGTCCCTCGTACAGGGCGTGGAGTACTACCGGAACGCCGACCCGAACGACCGCGTCCCGGGTCTCATGCACGTCACCTTCGGCGACTACCACGTCTCCGACGTGAAGTTCGTCGCGGCGTTCGACGTGGACGCCAAGAAGGTGGGCATGGACCTCGCGGAGGCGATCGTCGCCAGCGAGAACAACACGATCAAGCTCTGCGACGTCCCGCCGACCGGCGTGACCGTGCAGCGCGGGCCGACCTTCGACGGTCTCGGCCAGTACTACCGGGAGATCGTCGAGGAGTCGGACGCCCAGCCGGTCGACGTGGCGCAGGCGCTGCGCGACGCGCAGGTCGACGTGGTCGTCTCCTACCTGCCGGTGGGCTCCGAGCAGGCCGACAAGTTCTACGCCCAGGCCGCGATCGACGCCGGCTGCGCGTTCGTGAACGCCCTGCCGGTCTTCATCGCCTCCGACCCGGAGTGGGCGCAGAAGTTCACCGACGCCGGCCTGCCGATCGTGGGTGACGACATCAAGAGCCAGGTCGGCGCCACCATCGTGCACCGCGCCCTGGCGAAGCTCTTCGAGGACCGCGGGGTCGAGCTGCTGCGCACGTACCAGCTCAACTTCGGCGGCAACATGGACTTCATGAACATGCTGGAGCGCAACCGCCTGGTCTCGAAGAAGATCTCGAAGACCCAGTCGGTCACCTCCCAGATCCCGCACGAGATGAGCAAGAGCGACGTGCACATCGGCCCGTCCGACCACGTGCCGTGGCTGGACGACCGCAAGTGGGCGTACATCCGCCTGGAGGGTCGTTCCTTCGGTGACACCCCGCTCAACGCGGAGCTGAAGCTCGAGGTGTGGGACTCGCCGAACTCGGCCGGTGTCATCATCGACGCCGTCCGGGCCGCGAAGATCGCGCTGGACCGGAAGATCGGTGGCCCGATCCTCTCCGCCTCGTCCTACTTCATGAAGTCCCCGCCGGAGCAGTACGCCGACCACGACGCGCACGCCGCCGTCGAGGCGTTCATCGCCGGCGAGGTCGAGCGCTGA
- the rpsR gene encoding 30S ribosomal protein S18, with the protein MAKAAALRKPKKKVNPLDKDGITYIDYKDTALLRKFISDRGKIRARRVTGVTSQQQRQIARAVKNAREMALLPYTATTR; encoded by the coding sequence ATGGCGAAGGCTGCGGCACTGCGCAAGCCGAAGAAGAAGGTGAACCCGCTCGACAAGGACGGGATCACCTACATCGATTACAAGGACACCGCGCTGCTGCGCAAGTTCATCTCCGACCGCGGCAAGATCCGCGCTCGACGGGTGACCGGCGTGACCTCGCAGCAGCAGCGGCAGATCGCCCGTGCGGTCAAGAACGCCCGCGAGATGGCGCTCCTGCCGTACACGGCCACGACCCGCTGA